A DNA window from Tenuifilaceae bacterium CYCD contains the following coding sequences:
- a CDS encoding lytic transglycosylase F, producing the protein MQTFITKGIKWVVFLASLIMFSCISQDSVLRKSNIQMRDLAKILADGKLVAVTDYNSTSYFIYKGEPMGYQFDMLRDLASYLGVKLELIAENDIEKSFEMLKNGKVDIIANNLTITTQRKLEFSFTTPHGETRQVLVQRIPISSDDDQLIRNPLDLSGKVVYVQRSSASAQRLKNLSEEIGGNIMMVELPNYDADQLIDLVSTGEIDYVVCDETAAQVKAGSLKNLDFETAIGFPQHTAWAVRPSSPELLKKINTWLDGYLSTAHYRMIKSKYYEDSNHLKRINNDYYYVYQDRVSQWDEYFKKYSPNINWDWRLLASLVYQESKFKHDVVSHKGATGLMQFMPQTAEFFGIDSTVGPTKQIEVGVKYLKWLDDKMIENNIPDAERYKFVLAAYNAGIGHVLDARNLAKKYGKNPNVWDENVEYFIRHKSEFVSDTVVRFGKLRGEETYRYVSEIVDRYEHYKNILK; encoded by the coding sequence ATGCAGACATTTATCACAAAAGGGATAAAGTGGGTGGTTTTTTTGGCTTCGCTTATAATGTTCTCTTGCATCAGCCAGGATTCCGTTTTAAGGAAATCTAATATTCAGATGCGAGACTTGGCTAAGATTTTAGCCGATGGAAAACTTGTTGCAGTTACGGACTATAACTCTACAAGTTACTTTATCTATAAAGGCGAACCGATGGGCTATCAATTTGATATGCTTCGCGATTTGGCATCCTACTTGGGTGTTAAGCTGGAGCTGATAGCCGAAAATGATATCGAGAAATCTTTCGAGATGCTTAAGAATGGGAAGGTTGATATTATTGCGAACAACCTCACCATCACCACCCAGCGTAAATTGGAGTTTAGTTTTACAACTCCTCATGGCGAAACTCGTCAAGTATTGGTTCAACGTATTCCTATATCATCCGATGATGATCAATTGATCCGGAATCCGCTTGACTTATCGGGAAAAGTTGTTTATGTGCAGCGTAGCTCTGCATCGGCTCAGCGGTTGAAAAACCTTTCCGAGGAGATTGGTGGAAACATTATGATGGTTGAACTGCCCAACTATGATGCCGACCAACTGATAGATTTGGTATCAACTGGAGAAATTGACTATGTTGTATGCGATGAAACTGCTGCGCAGGTAAAGGCTGGATCGTTAAAAAATTTAGACTTCGAAACCGCTATTGGATTTCCACAGCATACAGCTTGGGCTGTACGGCCGTCGTCCCCGGAATTACTCAAGAAAATTAATACTTGGCTTGATGGGTACTTAAGTACGGCCCATTATAGAATGATAAAATCGAAGTACTACGAAGATTCAAACCATTTAAAAAGGATAAATAACGATTACTACTATGTTTATCAGGATCGTGTATCGCAGTGGGATGAATATTTCAAAAAGTATAGTCCAAATATCAATTGGGACTGGAGATTACTGGCATCATTAGTTTATCAGGAGTCAAAGTTCAAGCACGATGTTGTTTCCCATAAAGGTGCAACTGGGCTAATGCAGTTTATGCCACAAACCGCTGAGTTTTTTGGAATCGACAGCACCGTTGGGCCAACTAAGCAGATTGAGGTGGGCGTAAAATACCTGAAATGGTTAGATGATAAGATGATTGAAAACAATATTCCGGATGCAGAGCGCTATAAATTTGTTTTAGCGGCATACAATGCCGGTATTGGACATGTGTTAGACGCAAGAAATCTTGCTAAGAAATATGGAAAGAATCCAAACGTTTGGGATGAGAACGTGGAGTATTTTATTCGGCATAAATCGGAGTTTGTTTCCGATACAGTTGTGCGTTTTGGAAAGTTAAGAGGTGAAGAGACTTACCGCTACGTAAGTGAAATTGTTGACCGATACGAACACTATAAGAATATTCTAAAGTAA
- a CDS encoding dolichol-phosphate mannosyltransferase, which produces MAIKEKLVIIPTYNEKENIERMISKVMSLSGDFNLLIVDDGSPDGTAKIVKDLQLKYPERIYIVERTGKQGLGTAYIAGFRWALEHSFEYIFEMDADFSHNPDDLIQLYEACANGADLAIGSRYIKGVNVVNWPIGRVLMSYFASKYVRIVTGMRIMDTTAGFKCYKAKTLRSINFDKIKLIGYGFQIEMKFTVWKLGYNIVEVPIIFTDRKLGSSKMSGGIFNEALWGVAKMKLKSWFVSYKKMHKQN; this is translated from the coding sequence ATGGCTATTAAAGAAAAACTAGTAATTATTCCAACTTACAACGAGAAGGAGAATATTGAGAGAATGATTAGCAAGGTTATGTCGTTATCTGGCGATTTTAACCTACTGATTGTTGACGATGGCTCGCCCGATGGAACTGCAAAGATTGTAAAAGACCTTCAACTAAAATATCCGGAAAGAATATATATTGTTGAACGGACAGGAAAGCAGGGTCTTGGTACAGCCTATATTGCTGGTTTTAGATGGGCTCTGGAACACAGTTTCGAGTACATATTTGAAATGGATGCTGATTTCTCCCATAATCCTGATGATTTAATTCAACTATATGAAGCCTGCGCTAATGGTGCCGATTTAGCTATTGGCTCAAGATATATAAAGGGTGTAAACGTCGTGAACTGGCCTATTGGTAGAGTGTTGATGTCGTACTTCGCTTCTAAGTATGTTAGAATTGTCACGGGAATGAGGATAATGGACACAACTGCTGGATTCAAATGTTACAAGGCAAAAACTCTTAGGTCAATAAATTTTGATAAAATCAAACTTATTGGATACGGATTCCAAATTGAAATGAAATTTACGGTATGGAAACTTGGCTACAATATTGTTGAAGTCCCAATAATATTTACTGACAGGAAACTTGGATCATCGAAAATGAGTGGAGGAATATTTAACGAAGCTCTTTGGGGTGTAGCCAAGATGAAATTGAAAAGTTGGTTTGTGTCGTACAAAAAGATGCATAAACAAAATTAA
- the pyrC1 gene encoding dihydroorotase: MGRIAIINALIINEGKQQKGSLIISNGTIEHIAYGDSPSISSFNPEKVINAEGLLLLPGVIDDQVHFREPGLTHKGDIYTESRAGIAGGITSFMEMPNTNPQTTTVELLEEKFKIAAEKSLGNYSFYLGATNNNIDEIVKLNPKKVCGIKVFMGSSTGNMLVDSRESLDKIFKLSPTLIATHCEDETTIRNNIELYKQKYGDNIDFKYHAEIRSEEACYLSSSLAVEFAKKYDSRLHILHLSTAKELSLLNSKVPLKDKKITGEVCVHHLWFNSNDYDKLRWRIKWNPSIKTENDRLALITGLKNNLLDVVATDHAPHLLEEKNNTYFKSASGGPMVQHSLLAMIELSHKGYFPIELVIDKMCHAPATLYRIEKRGYICEGYYADLVLVNPNSKQTVTKDSLLYKCEWSPLEGETFNFKVVMTIVNGKIVYENGKFDESSKGSKLIFY; the protein is encoded by the coding sequence ATGGGAAGAATAGCCATAATCAATGCCCTTATTATTAATGAAGGCAAACAGCAAAAAGGCAGCCTTATAATTAGTAATGGGACAATTGAGCATATTGCTTATGGTGATTCTCCCTCCATTTCAAGTTTTAATCCCGAAAAAGTTATAAATGCAGAGGGCTTGCTCCTTCTGCCTGGCGTTATTGACGATCAGGTTCACTTTAGAGAACCCGGCTTAACACATAAAGGGGATATATACACAGAATCAAGAGCAGGAATTGCCGGCGGGATTACTTCGTTTATGGAAATGCCCAACACCAACCCGCAAACAACCACTGTTGAATTACTTGAAGAAAAGTTCAAAATTGCCGCTGAAAAATCATTAGGTAATTATTCCTTTTATCTAGGTGCTACCAACAACAATATAGATGAGATTGTAAAACTTAACCCCAAAAAGGTTTGTGGAATAAAGGTGTTTATGGGCTCGTCAACTGGAAATATGCTAGTTGATAGCAGAGAATCTTTGGATAAAATATTCAAACTTTCTCCAACACTAATCGCCACACACTGTGAGGATGAAACAACAATCCGCAATAATATTGAACTTTACAAACAAAAGTACGGTGACAATATTGACTTTAAGTACCACGCTGAGATACGAAGCGAGGAGGCTTGCTACCTCTCATCTAGTTTAGCCGTTGAATTTGCAAAAAAATACGATTCACGTTTACATATTTTGCATTTATCAACAGCAAAAGAGTTATCGCTTCTGAATAGCAAGGTTCCATTGAAAGATAAAAAAATCACCGGAGAGGTTTGTGTTCATCATCTTTGGTTCAACAGTAATGATTACGATAAACTTAGATGGAGAATCAAGTGGAATCCCAGCATTAAAACCGAAAACGATAGACTTGCACTGATTACTGGTCTTAAGAACAACCTACTTGATGTTGTTGCAACCGACCACGCTCCACACCTATTGGAGGAAAAGAATAATACGTACTTTAAATCGGCATCGGGAGGACCAATGGTTCAACACTCGTTACTGGCTATGATTGAACTCTCTCATAAAGGCTATTTCCCAATTGAACTAGTTATAGACAAAATGTGTCACGCTCCTGCTACTCTTTACAGAATTGAAAAGAGAGGTTATATTTGTGAGGGATATTATGCCGATTTAGTTTTAGTTAACCCAAATTCAAAACAAACCGTCACAAAAGATTCCTTACTATACAAATGCGAATGGTCACCACTAGAAGGCGAAACGTTTAACTTTAAAGTTGTGATGACAATAGTAAATGGGAAAATAGTATACGAGAACGGAAAGTTCGATGAGTCAAGTAAAGGATCCAAACTAATATTCTACTAA
- the lysC gene encoding aspartokinase produces MVDSKVRVFKFGGASVTSADGIKNLAGIVKRYSSEPVVVVVSAMGKTTNALEQILTAYLNSDPSLLNLFNSLKGYHYSIAEELVGSDKRHFMFVELDRIFEELNSTLNRKTSDSYDFCYDQIVSFGEVIATKIVSIYLNHINQINRWIDIRTCLKSDNSYREGIIDFSTSKFLSQKTFNFEGENLYITQGFIAGTPSGTTTTLGREGSDYTAAILANLLDAKDVTIWKDVEGVLNADPKIFKNTCKLDFVSYQEAIELAYCGAQIIHPKTIKPIQNKKIPLFVKSFVNPSAEGTQIAHSDAQLKLPPVLVLKQNQVLISLVPHDFSFVIEDSLSKIFAILYKHRVKVNLVQNSAISFSICVDEEKYRLPKAIEELKSDFAVRYNSNLELLTIRHYTKQAIEEQVGDKVVYLQQRTRSTSRFVMDARVLV; encoded by the coding sequence ATGGTTGATTCAAAAGTTCGAGTTTTTAAGTTTGGCGGAGCATCGGTGACATCGGCCGATGGTATTAAAAACCTTGCAGGTATTGTTAAGCGGTACTCGTCGGAGCCTGTTGTGGTTGTTGTGTCGGCAATGGGAAAAACAACCAATGCGCTTGAGCAGATCTTAACGGCATATCTTAATTCGGATCCTTCATTGCTCAATTTATTTAATTCATTGAAGGGGTACCACTATTCTATTGCGGAGGAACTGGTGGGCTCAGATAAAAGACATTTCATGTTTGTTGAACTGGACAGAATTTTTGAGGAACTTAACTCCACGCTTAACAGAAAAACGTCTGATAGTTACGATTTTTGCTACGATCAGATAGTTTCGTTCGGAGAGGTTATTGCCACAAAGATTGTTAGCATATACCTTAATCATATAAACCAAATTAATAGGTGGATCGACATTAGAACATGCTTAAAGTCTGATAACTCTTACCGTGAAGGGATTATAGATTTCTCTACATCCAAATTCCTTTCTCAGAAAACGTTTAACTTCGAGGGCGAGAATCTTTACATCACACAAGGTTTTATTGCTGGAACTCCATCTGGGACAACTACTACGCTTGGGCGAGAAGGTTCCGATTACACCGCTGCAATCCTTGCAAACCTTCTAGATGCCAAGGATGTGACTATTTGGAAAGATGTGGAAGGTGTTTTGAATGCCGATCCTAAGATTTTTAAAAATACCTGCAAATTAGATTTTGTATCGTATCAGGAGGCAATTGAATTGGCCTATTGCGGTGCGCAAATTATTCACCCAAAAACAATAAAGCCAATCCAGAATAAAAAAATACCTCTTTTTGTAAAATCATTCGTAAACCCCAGTGCAGAGGGAACTCAAATAGCCCATTCCGATGCCCAGTTAAAACTTCCACCCGTATTGGTTCTTAAACAAAATCAGGTGCTTATATCGCTTGTGCCCCACGATTTTTCGTTTGTTATTGAGGATAGTTTGAGTAAGATATTTGCAATTCTTTACAAGCATAGGGTAAAGGTAAACCTTGTTCAAAACTCAGCAATCAGTTTTTCAATTTGTGTTGATGAGGAGAAGTATCGTTTGCCCAAGGCCATTGAGGAATTGAAAAGCGATTTTGCTGTTCGATACAATAGTAATCTAGAACTTTTAACCATTAGGCATTATACAAAACAGGCCATAGAAGAGCAGGTTGGCGATAAGGTTGTTTATCTTCAGCAGCGCACCCGTAGTACTTCAAGATTTGTGATGGATGCTAGAGTTTTGGTTTAA
- the fbp gene encoding fructose-1,6-bisphosphatase class 1 translates to MKGYNVKTLTQFLIERQADIPYATGEFTRLLYHVGVAAKLINKKVNKAGLVDILGEAGNVNIQGEEQKKLDLFANWQLIQALKNSRECCGVASEEDQEIITWDDELSNDGNYIFCMDPLDGSSNIDVNVSIGTIFSVYRRISPRGEKATMEDFLQPGNKQVAAGYIIYGSSTMLVYTTGRGVYGFTLDPSIGEFCLSNFSISTPANGSIYSINEGNYMHFPQGVKDYIDYCKGEDKSSHRPYSARYIGSLVSDFHRNLLKGGVFLYPPTASAPKGKLRLIYECNPIAFLAEQAGGRAFDGSQRILDIKPESLHQRVPFYVGSTNMVNKLEECIKNGSK, encoded by the coding sequence ATGAAAGGGTACAATGTAAAAACACTTACACAATTCCTGATTGAGCGACAGGCCGATATTCCTTACGCAACAGGTGAATTTACTCGGTTACTTTACCACGTTGGGGTTGCCGCTAAGCTTATTAATAAAAAGGTAAACAAAGCAGGTTTGGTTGACATTCTTGGCGAAGCTGGAAATGTAAATATTCAAGGAGAAGAACAAAAAAAACTGGATTTATTTGCCAACTGGCAACTCATACAGGCTCTAAAGAATAGCCGCGAATGCTGTGGTGTTGCATCGGAAGAGGACCAGGAGATTATTACCTGGGACGACGAACTATCCAACGATGGCAACTACATTTTCTGTATGGATCCCCTTGATGGTTCCTCTAACATCGATGTTAACGTATCAATAGGAACAATTTTTAGCGTTTATCGACGGATAAGTCCTCGTGGGGAAAAAGCAACCATGGAAGATTTTCTGCAACCCGGAAACAAACAGGTTGCAGCTGGGTACATAATATACGGATCGTCCACCATGCTGGTATACACCACAGGACGAGGCGTTTATGGATTCACATTAGATCCATCGATTGGAGAATTCTGCCTTTCGAATTTTAGCATATCCACACCAGCCAATGGCTCCATATACTCAATAAACGAAGGGAACTATATGCATTTCCCTCAGGGTGTAAAGGACTATATAGATTACTGTAAGGGGGAGGACAAATCAAGCCACAGACCGTACTCCGCCAGATATATTGGATCATTAGTATCCGATTTTCACCGCAATCTACTAAAGGGAGGTGTTTTTCTTTACCCACCAACGGCATCGGCCCCCAAGGGAAAACTTAGACTGATATACGAATGTAATCCAATTGCATTCCTTGCAGAGCAAGCTGGAGGACGAGCCTTTGATGGTAGCCAAAGAATCCTCGATATTAAACCAGAATCGCTTCATCAACGCGTGCCATTCTATGTTGGCTCAACCAACATGGTTAACAAACTTGAGGAGTGTATAAAAAATGGAAGTAAGTAA
- the mfd gene encoding transcription-repair-coupling factor: MKELKELYSDFKKNPKVNELCSLLEKTTTSIFLKGLSGSALSFVAAGFVQNSNKPSVIVVNDKEEAAYLYNDMTGLLPENDVFFFPSSFKRSVQYGQTLPEAIIQRTDVLNLLPTLASNPSKSAVIITYPDALFEKIVTVDQLRRNSLYIKKGEKISPDFINDVLNEYGFDRVDFVYEPGQYSIRGSIVDIFSFSSANPYRLDFFGDEVETIRTFDVEDQLSKELLESITVIPNLQQNTDNAEEKLLITDSLPENSTIWLKNPEVIVGRLNELFALVTQESPENIQDSQKKYTTGKEFFDSLKGKTAIEFGVKPLFRAGQTIEFSTSPQPSFNKNFELLAENINDSTLKGYTTFILADNTAQLERLDNILHSINKDLVFISTSGTIHEGFVDHNLRICFYTDHQIFDRYHKYKLKHEFSRRDAITMQELINLQPGDYVVHIDHGIGVFGGLVATEVNGKKQEAIRLVYQDNDTLLVNIHNLHKISKYRGKDAESPKIYKLGSGAWQKLKQNTKRKIKDIAKDLIALYAKRKTQSGFAFSPDSYLQQELEASFIYEDTPDQVKATAAVKEDMEQDKPMDRLVCGDVGFGKTEIAVRAAFKAVTDSKQVAILVPTTILALQHYRTFSSRLKGFPCSIEFVSRMKTAMQQREIHKQVSEGKVDILIGTHSLLKDSVKFKDLGLLVVDEEQKFGVAAKEKLKQMKLNVDTLTLTATPIPRTLQFSLMGARDLSIINTPPPNRHPILTELHSFNTDIIKEAIEYEITRGGQVFFVHNRVQNIAEVQIMIHKICPKVKTAIAHGQMEPAKLEKIMLDFINGDYDLLISTAIIESGLDISNANTIIINNAQMFGLSDLHQLRGRVGRSNKKAFCYLLAPPLETLTNEARRRLKAIEEFSELGSGFSIAMQDLDIRGAGNLLGGEQSGFIADIGFETYHRILDEALEELRETEFKDLYADTSQNHPKEWQPGTTDCHIETDMEILFPDSFVSNTAERIKLYRELDSINKYDDLEKFKGELRDRFGSLPPQAEDLLNIVQLRWTAISLGFEKIILKNEILFGYFITNQLSPFYRSNTFLQIIQYIQRNPGRFKIKEGKEKLSLTVTNVKNIDEAINQLQQISNAVRLNA; the protein is encoded by the coding sequence TTGAAGGAACTCAAAGAACTATATTCCGATTTTAAAAAAAATCCTAAAGTCAACGAATTGTGCTCATTGCTGGAGAAGACCACAACAAGCATATTTCTAAAAGGTCTGTCAGGATCGGCTTTATCGTTTGTTGCAGCAGGTTTTGTTCAAAACTCCAACAAACCAAGCGTCATTGTTGTAAACGATAAGGAAGAGGCGGCATACCTTTACAACGACATGACAGGATTGCTCCCCGAAAACGACGTTTTCTTTTTCCCGTCATCATTTAAACGGTCGGTACAGTATGGGCAAACATTACCCGAAGCAATCATCCAGCGCACCGATGTGTTAAATTTACTGCCTACATTAGCATCAAACCCAAGCAAATCGGCAGTAATAATTACCTATCCCGATGCTCTTTTCGAAAAGATTGTCACGGTAGATCAACTAAGGCGGAATAGCCTATACATAAAGAAAGGGGAAAAGATATCTCCTGATTTTATCAATGACGTACTGAACGAATACGGTTTTGACCGGGTTGATTTTGTTTACGAACCAGGACAATACTCCATTCGCGGAAGTATTGTTGATATCTTCTCGTTCTCATCGGCAAACCCTTATCGGTTAGATTTCTTTGGCGATGAAGTGGAGACAATCCGCACTTTTGATGTAGAGGATCAATTATCAAAAGAATTACTGGAATCAATCACAGTTATACCCAATCTCCAGCAAAATACAGATAATGCAGAAGAAAAACTACTGATTACAGACTCCCTTCCGGAAAATTCAACAATTTGGCTCAAAAATCCAGAGGTAATCGTTGGCCGATTAAATGAACTATTCGCCCTGGTAACACAGGAATCGCCTGAAAATATTCAAGACTCGCAAAAAAAATATACAACAGGGAAAGAGTTTTTTGACAGCTTAAAAGGAAAAACAGCTATTGAGTTTGGGGTTAAACCTCTATTTAGGGCAGGACAAACAATTGAATTCAGCACTTCGCCCCAGCCATCATTCAACAAAAATTTTGAACTGCTTGCGGAAAATATAAACGACAGTACACTTAAAGGCTATACAACTTTCATCCTTGCCGATAATACAGCGCAACTTGAACGGTTAGATAATATTCTGCACTCAATAAACAAAGATTTAGTTTTCATTTCTACCTCGGGAACCATTCACGAGGGGTTTGTTGACCACAATCTGAGAATTTGTTTCTACACCGATCATCAAATTTTCGATCGTTACCATAAATATAAACTTAAACACGAGTTTAGTCGTCGCGATGCAATTACCATGCAGGAGCTAATCAACCTCCAGCCAGGCGATTATGTGGTACATATCGATCATGGAATTGGTGTTTTTGGAGGACTTGTCGCCACTGAAGTTAATGGTAAAAAACAGGAAGCAATTCGACTGGTATATCAGGATAATGATACGTTGCTTGTCAATATCCATAATCTACACAAAATATCGAAATATAGAGGGAAAGATGCAGAATCTCCCAAAATATACAAACTAGGGTCTGGTGCATGGCAAAAGTTAAAGCAAAACACCAAACGAAAAATAAAGGACATTGCAAAAGATCTGATTGCGCTCTACGCAAAGCGCAAAACCCAATCAGGATTTGCGTTCTCCCCCGATAGCTATTTGCAGCAAGAGCTTGAAGCATCCTTTATCTACGAAGATACCCCAGACCAAGTTAAAGCCACCGCTGCCGTGAAGGAAGACATGGAGCAAGATAAGCCCATGGATAGGTTAGTTTGCGGTGATGTTGGTTTTGGAAAAACCGAAATTGCGGTTAGGGCGGCTTTTAAAGCTGTTACCGATAGCAAACAGGTAGCAATACTTGTTCCCACAACCATACTGGCCTTACAGCATTATAGAACATTCTCGAGTCGCCTAAAAGGATTTCCTTGCAGCATTGAGTTTGTTAGCCGGATGAAAACGGCCATGCAACAGCGCGAAATACACAAACAGGTTTCCGAAGGAAAAGTTGACATACTAATTGGTACGCATTCACTACTTAAAGACTCGGTAAAATTCAAGGATTTGGGTCTTTTAGTTGTTGACGAGGAGCAAAAGTTTGGTGTTGCAGCAAAGGAAAAACTCAAACAAATGAAATTAAATGTTGATACATTAACTCTCACTGCTACGCCAATTCCACGAACACTCCAGTTTTCGTTAATGGGCGCCCGCGATCTTTCCATAATAAACACCCCCCCACCCAATCGTCACCCAATCCTAACTGAACTCCACTCATTCAATACCGATATAATTAAAGAGGCAATTGAATACGAGATTACTCGAGGCGGTCAGGTATTTTTTGTGCACAATCGAGTGCAAAACATTGCCGAGGTTCAAATAATGATACACAAAATTTGCCCCAAAGTAAAAACCGCAATTGCCCATGGGCAAATGGAACCGGCAAAACTGGAAAAAATAATGCTCGACTTTATAAATGGCGACTACGATCTACTAATATCGACCGCTATTATTGAATCGGGACTAGATATTTCCAACGCAAACACCATAATTATAAACAATGCTCAAATGTTTGGATTAAGCGATTTGCATCAGCTGCGTGGCAGGGTTGGTCGTTCTAATAAAAAAGCTTTTTGCTACTTACTGGCCCCTCCTCTGGAAACACTTACCAACGAAGCCCGTCGTCGCTTAAAGGCCATCGAGGAGTTCTCTGAACTGGGCAGTGGATTCAGCATAGCAATGCAAGATTTAGACATTAGAGGTGCGGGAAATTTACTTGGAGGCGAACAAAGCGGATTCATTGCTGATATAGGTTTTGAAACCTACCATCGTATTCTTGACGAAGCGCTTGAAGAACTCCGAGAAACTGAATTCAAAGATCTTTACGCCGATACTAGTCAAAATCATCCAAAAGAATGGCAACCAGGAACTACCGATTGCCATATTGAAACCGATATGGAAATATTATTTCCAGATTCGTTCGTTTCAAATACCGCCGAAAGAATAAAACTTTACCGCGAACTCGACAGCATAAACAAATATGATGATCTAGAAAAGTTCAAGGGTGAACTTCGCGATAGGTTCGGCTCTTTACCCCCTCAAGCAGAAGATCTTCTTAATATTGTTCAACTCCGTTGGACTGCAATTTCTCTTGGATTCGAAAAAATAATCCTCAAAAATGAAATTCTCTTCGGGTATTTTATAACCAACCAACTTTCGCCTTTTTATCGGTCCAACACATTTTTGCAAATAATACAATACATCCAAAGGAATCCTGGCCGTTTCAAAATTAAGGAAGGTAAGGAAAAACTATCGTTAACAGTAACGAACGTAAAAAATATTGATGAAGCTATAAATCAACTGCAACAAATTAGCAATGCGGTTCGTTTAAATGCATAG
- the coaX gene encoding type III pantothenate kinase, with protein sequence MNLVLDIGNTFAKVALIQDKEIFFSKSYKELTLKNLDAILSCYSPQKAIASIVGKIRPELINLIRSRITTIILDQNTPIPLKNQYNTPETLGYDRIAVAVAANSLYPNRNVLIIDAGTAITYELVTSDAVYLGGAISPGISLRFNALNSHTAKLPLLEKVENYPLIGQNTSECILSGVLNGVIGEIDAYIDNVKNIYPIETVLTGGDSNFLVDKLKNSIFVNQNLMTIGLNKILEFNLG encoded by the coding sequence GTGAACTTAGTACTCGACATAGGTAACACATTCGCCAAGGTAGCATTGATCCAAGACAAAGAAATCTTCTTTTCCAAAAGTTACAAAGAATTAACTTTAAAGAATCTTGATGCTATCTTATCATGTTATTCTCCTCAAAAGGCAATCGCATCAATAGTAGGAAAAATTCGCCCAGAATTAATTAACCTCATTCGGTCAAGAATAACAACAATTATACTAGACCAAAACACCCCTATTCCTTTAAAAAATCAGTATAATACCCCAGAAACATTGGGTTACGATAGAATTGCTGTAGCAGTGGCTGCTAATTCGTTATATCCAAACAGAAATGTACTAATTATCGATGCAGGAACGGCTATAACTTATGAACTTGTGACCTCTGATGCAGTGTATTTGGGAGGTGCTATTTCACCGGGAATCTCGCTACGCTTTAATGCTTTGAATAGCCACACCGCAAAACTACCGCTACTTGAAAAAGTTGAAAACTACCCATTAATAGGGCAGAACACTAGCGAATGCATTCTTTCGGGAGTATTAAATGGTGTTATTGGAGAAATTGACGCATACATTGATAATGTGAAAAATATTTATCCAATTGAAACCGTTTTAACAGGGGGTGATTCAAATTTCTTGGTCGATAAGTTAAAAAATAGCATATTTGTAAATCAAAATTTAATGACAATTGGATTAAACAAGATACTTGAGTTCAATCTAGGATAG